A single region of the Granulicella aggregans genome encodes:
- a CDS encoding IS3 family transposase (programmed frameshift) produces MMEKLKRRRYTLEYKQEAVRLVTSGQRVAAAAKALGIVEQTLANWVKAEKAGPLRGVKSEQGSADRMEVNRLRAELARVTMERDILGKSHGVLREGAAMEYAWIEGNKLLWPVCVQCRVLSVSASGYRQHLARKRKILTRRHLSETALLVEIRAVYAEARGAYGWPRVWRQLKACGVRVGKRRVEIAMRQNGLRGRGKRRFRVSTTDSNHALPIAPNLLARNFTVAQANPVWAGDMTYIPNGEGWLYLAVVLDLISRRIVGWAMGETITAELACRALDMAWHSRLPADGLIFHSDRGSQYASGRYSDLLTEHGMKASMSRKGNCWDNACSETLFGSLKVERLHGMEFKNLREAKDATLEWLLWYNGSRMHSTLRYLSPAQFQRQAHASPLALAA; encoded by the exons TTGATGGAGAAGTTGAAACGTCGGCGTTACACGTTGGAGTACAAGCAGGAGGCGGTTCGGCTGGTGACCTCTGGGCAGAGGGTGGCGGCGGCTGCGAAGGCGCTGGGGATCGTGGAACAGACGCTGGCCAACTGGGTGAAGGCCGAGAAGGCCGGCCCGTTGCGCGGCGTCAAGAGCGAGCAGGGGAGTGCGGATCGGATGGAGGTCAACCGTCTGCGGGCGGAACTGGCGCGGGTGACGATGGAGCGCGACATCCTGG GGAAAAGCCACGGAGTACTTCGCGAAGGTGCAGCGATGGAGTACGCCTGGATCGAGGGGAACAAACTGCTCTGGCCGGTCTGCGTGCAGTGCCGGGTTCTGAGCGTGAGCGCTTCGGGATATCGTCAGCATCTGGCGCGGAAGAGGAAGATTCTGACGCGCCGCCATCTGAGCGAGACGGCCCTGCTGGTGGAGATTCGCGCGGTGTACGCCGAAGCACGCGGGGCCTATGGGTGGCCCCGCGTGTGGCGGCAACTGAAGGCTTGCGGAGTGCGCGTGGGCAAGCGCCGGGTCGAGATTGCGATGCGGCAGAACGGCCTGAGAGGCCGTGGCAAGCGGCGTTTTCGCGTCTCGACCACCGACAGCAACCATGCTCTGCCCATCGCGCCCAACCTGCTGGCGCGCAACTTCACCGTGGCCCAGGCGAATCCCGTCTGGGCCGGCGACATGACCTATATCCCGAACGGTGAAGGCTGGCTGTACCTGGCCGTGGTGCTGGACCTGATCAGCCGTAGAATCGTGGGCTGGGCCATGGGCGAGACGATCACGGCGGAGCTTGCCTGCCGCGCTCTCGACATGGCATGGCACAGCCGCTTGCCCGCCGATGGCCTGATCTTCCATAGCGATCGCGGAAGCCAGTATGCCAGCGGTCGCTACTCGGACCTGCTTACCGAGCATGGGATGAAGGCTTCCATGAGCCGCAAAGGCAACTGCTGGGACAACGCCTGCTCGGAGACTCTGTTCGGCTCGCTGAAGGTCGAAAGGCTACATGGCATGGAGTTCAAAAACCTCAGGGAGGCGAAGGACGCCACGCTCGAATGGCTGCTCTGGTACAACGGATCGAGGATGCACTCGACGTTGCGCTATCTCAGCCCAGCTCAGTTCCAGCGACAAGCGCACGCTTCCCCACTCGCCCTCGCAGCCTGA
- a CDS encoding LysR family transcriptional regulator, which yields MLPSDLTSLATFLAVAEERSFTRAAKRRGVSPSAISHAMRTLEEELGVRLLARTTRSVALTQAGEQLVERLKPALTDVGQALDDIAGQRSRPGGRVRLLVPRLAVSSVLAPRLGILNSKYPDIVLDVTTDDSRRDIVADGFDAGVHFGEYIEKDMIAVRVSPDQRPAIVGSPGYFRSHPKPKEPRDLLQQQCINFRHGAAGLYRWEFEKGKKAISVGVTGPLIVDDLGLVLRAALDGVGLAFVAETEVSDYLAKGTLLRVLQDWCQPYPGFFLYYPSRRQQPASLTFLISVLRL from the coding sequence ATGCTGCCTAGTGATTTGACCTCCCTCGCCACCTTCCTCGCTGTCGCAGAAGAACGCAGCTTCACAAGGGCCGCAAAGCGCCGTGGCGTCTCGCCGTCGGCGATAAGTCATGCCATGCGAACGCTGGAGGAAGAGTTGGGCGTGCGCCTGCTTGCGCGAACTACCAGGAGCGTGGCGTTGACGCAGGCTGGAGAACAACTCGTTGAGCGGCTGAAACCCGCCCTGACCGATGTGGGGCAGGCGCTTGACGACATTGCAGGCCAGAGAAGCCGGCCTGGCGGGCGGGTGCGACTTCTGGTACCGCGCCTCGCCGTGTCGTCGGTTCTCGCGCCCAGGCTTGGCATACTGAACAGCAAATACCCTGACATCGTGCTCGACGTCACCACTGACGATAGTCGTCGAGACATCGTGGCTGACGGTTTCGACGCTGGTGTTCACTTTGGCGAGTACATCGAAAAGGACATGATCGCTGTCCGTGTCTCACCCGATCAGCGTCCGGCCATCGTAGGATCACCAGGATATTTCCGGTCTCATCCCAAACCCAAAGAACCCCGTGATCTTCTGCAACAACAATGCATCAACTTCCGGCACGGTGCCGCTGGCCTGTATCGCTGGGAGTTTGAGAAGGGCAAGAAGGCAATATCGGTCGGAGTCACCGGGCCACTGATCGTTGATGACCTTGGACTGGTGCTAAGAGCAGCTCTCGATGGGGTCGGTCTCGCTTTCGTGGCTGAAACAGAAGTCTCCGATTACCTTGCCAAAGGTACTCTCTTGCGTGTCCTTCAGGATTGGTGTCAGCCATATCCCGGATTTTTTCTTTACTATCCAAGCCGCCGTCAGCAACCGGCCTCATTAACGTTCCTCATCAGCGTCCTGCGCCTGTGA
- a CDS encoding DUF4238 domain-containing protein, producing MPDSRERDRKDHYLPRGFLKGFIDPAIKNLAKPLWHFDLETAEWSRESPGSIGWERGMYDYHPGTNVLEHPDEVFERFEREFPLVREHLLRRNFKGWVKQHKYFLLDYAQMMRARSPLFLQQQTAQNENTRVMTVTSVGPGNQVGVDTTVPYPPPAQFIRNRTITAMREEIKKGADWMDNFHWCLRYTRSVADPFVTGTQPIVVEGRYPNSNDAPVLEEALKDHNTIIWFPLCWQACLVGAVNRFNEGTAEAPPSLISHVRGMFRRPSKGYIISPCKIESF from the coding sequence ATGCCTGATAGCCGCGAGCGAGACCGAAAGGATCATTACCTCCCTCGCGGCTTCCTGAAGGGGTTTATCGACCCAGCCATTAAAAACCTTGCGAAGCCGCTGTGGCACTTCGATCTCGAAACCGCGGAATGGAGCCGAGAAAGCCCGGGTTCGATTGGCTGGGAACGCGGGATGTATGACTATCATCCGGGAACAAATGTGCTGGAGCATCCGGATGAGGTCTTCGAAAGATTTGAACGGGAGTTTCCACTCGTTCGGGAGCATCTGTTACGCCGAAATTTCAAAGGATGGGTGAAGCAGCACAAGTATTTCCTTCTGGATTATGCCCAGATGATGCGCGCCCGCTCTCCGCTTTTCTTGCAACAACAAACAGCGCAAAACGAGAACACACGAGTAATGACTGTCACCTCGGTCGGTCCCGGTAATCAGGTCGGGGTCGATACGACCGTCCCATACCCGCCGCCTGCTCAGTTCATCCGAAACCGCACGATTACGGCGATGCGCGAGGAAATCAAGAAAGGTGCGGACTGGATGGACAACTTCCACTGGTGCCTCCGCTATACCCGATCCGTCGCCGACCCATTCGTGACCGGGACGCAGCCCATCGTTGTTGAGGGCAGATATCCGAATTCCAACGATGCGCCGGTCCTCGAAGAAGCTCTGAAGGACCACAACACCATCATCTGGTTTCCTTTGTGCTGGCAGGCATGTCTCGTGGGCGCGGTTAATCGCTTTAATGAAGGAACGGCCGAAGCGCCGCCGTCGCTCATCAGCCATGTGCGCGGCATGTTCCGACGCCCCTCGAAGGGTTACATTATTTCTCCCTGCAAGATCGAATCATTTTGA
- a CDS encoding (R)-mandelonitrile lyase, whose translation MEIKKTGSQPSGKGPADWFTGTVRIDPLFTAPDPAFVVGASVTFGPGARTAWHTHPLGQTLIVTSGAGWVQREGGAVEAIFPGDVVWFAPNEKHWHGATPATSMTHIAIQEKKDGKVVDWLEHVSDQQYSR comes from the coding sequence ATGGAGATCAAAAAGACAGGTTCTCAACCTTCCGGCAAGGGTCCGGCAGATTGGTTCACCGGAACGGTGCGCATAGACCCTCTGTTCACCGCACCTGATCCTGCATTCGTTGTGGGCGCGAGCGTCACCTTCGGGCCGGGAGCACGCACTGCATGGCATACGCATCCGCTTGGCCAGACGCTCATCGTCACCTCCGGAGCAGGTTGGGTGCAACGGGAGGGCGGAGCCGTCGAAGCGATCTTTCCGGGAGATGTCGTGTGGTTTGCGCCCAATGAAAAACATTGGCATGGAGCAACACCCGCTACGTCCATGACGCATATCGCAATTCAGGAGAAGAAGGACGGAAAAGTGGTTGATTGGTTGGAACACGTAAGCGATCAGCAGTACAGCAGATAG
- a CDS encoding SDR family NAD(P)-dependent oxidoreductase, translated as MSRIDRFTNKIVLITGAASGIGRAAALAFAAEGARVAILDRSHDALEAVYAELKNAGSEVLAIGCDVSAPDQVEGAIKQVVERFGRLDVAFNNAGVENKAAPVHEIDLTEWDTILGINLRGTFLCMKHELAQMVKQGGGAVVNTSSGAGIRGVAGGAAYTASKHAIIGLTRSAALDYAKQNIRVNAVLPGNIETPMMDRFTGGDIQKAIDLEPVGRLGKPEEIAEAVLWMASDLGGFVTGAASVIDGGWSL; from the coding sequence ATGTCAAGAATTGACCGTTTTACGAACAAGATTGTCCTCATTACTGGCGCTGCCAGCGGCATTGGCAGGGCTGCTGCACTCGCCTTCGCCGCCGAGGGCGCGCGCGTAGCCATCCTCGACCGTTCTCACGATGCGCTTGAGGCGGTCTACGCTGAGCTGAAAAATGCGGGCAGCGAGGTCTTGGCCATTGGCTGTGACGTGTCCGCGCCCGACCAGGTCGAAGGTGCTATCAAGCAAGTCGTTGAGCGCTTCGGTCGACTTGACGTGGCCTTCAATAATGCAGGCGTCGAGAACAAAGCGGCTCCCGTTCATGAGATTGATCTCACCGAGTGGGACACGATTCTTGGCATCAACTTGCGTGGCACTTTCCTCTGCATGAAGCACGAACTGGCGCAGATGGTGAAGCAGGGCGGTGGAGCGGTGGTGAACACATCCTCGGGCGCGGGCATCCGCGGCGTAGCAGGTGGTGCTGCCTATACCGCATCCAAACACGCGATCATCGGCCTGACCCGCTCGGCAGCACTTGATTATGCCAAGCAAAATATCCGCGTGAATGCAGTGCTCCCCGGTAACATCGAAACTCCCATGATGGACCGCTTCACGGGTGGCGACATCCAGAAAGCAATCGACCTGGAGCCGGTAGGGCGGCTCGGCAAGCCTGAAGAGATCGCGGAGGCCGTGCTTTGGATGGCTTCGGATCTTGGCGGTTTTGTGACCGGTGCCGCATCGGTGATAGACGGAGGCTGGTCGCTCTAA
- a CDS encoding Ig-like domain repeat protein, giving the protein MPFSSSLRLSFKSFRIVTLVLSLVSVVALGQTPAATPNRLAATFDETPQSVLKGSVPPQARTQNDQGEVKADLSMNRMLLLLKRSDAQESALKATIEQMHDPKSPQFHKWLTPAQFGAQYGPSDADIAVVVGWLKGHGFQVAGVAQGKGSIEFSGTVGQVNSTFHTAMHSYTVKGKQYVANATNPSIPQALTPVVRGILSLNNFVKTPHTILMGKREIVRDVNGNVSIKPDASLSNGQNAVGPGDLWNIYNSTPLITATTNKIDGTGQTIAIVGRSDVSTDDISGFRSLLLPAPYKSTLPLTQIVNGPDPGINGDDALEQALDVEYAGSMAPAAQIDLVVSGSTNTTDGVDLSVEYIVDNNLAPVMSTSYGNCEAGMGVAENQFYNQIWEQAAAQGITSMVSSGDNGSAGCDLVGPSGNNLAPYVADEGLEVSGLASTPYNVAVGGSEFSSDSSTYWSATPLTAPTTTTTALGYIPETVWNESCSPLVCGNANADIAAGSGGKSGCINPTLDAAGNITACSGGYAEPDWQAGIYGLPSDGARHLPDVSLNAAGHDGYIVCFGGSCDNGGVYIVGGTSASSPSFAGAMALVNQSTGSRQGQANYTLYRLAATEYGSASAPNTATLSSCNASNGNTTAASCIFHDVTAGTNAVPCDGGTLNCSSTTAGQYGVLSGYAAGTGYDNASGLGSVNIANLVAHWNDTTLTATTTALTLGATTSTFGQPVNLAVTVAPTSGSGTPTGSVALITDAATASGAGAVTLTNGAFNGTISSLPGGSYHVSAHYAGDTAFSPSSSGSAAVTVSPAASSTKLSFSASDSVTGAVFAGSIPYGSVVNAAATVTGVSGQTAPSGNVAFNNISSNNGSTLLATKISDATGGANYSSSGYAIGTYTWTASFAGNGNYNASVSPAAAFTVTPAATTLRLLSTTTFVIGTQSATLTAIVLDDSFLANPTGSITFKVNGKTLGTATLAAYSDPATGTSEAEATIALPATALAAGANSITATYTADSNYAASTSAAVSIGYSATAVTNAITLAASSSTLTVGEPVTLTATVTTGGIPSSAGTVTFFDGAVPLATVQVVGSTPAKGFTTGTAVLKTILGPGTHSIKTSYGGILAAPAAVASSAVSVTVTGATASTTVLTATPNATNATNYDLTATEIGHGLLAPSGSVDFAETTVADDFGTLSIDPSSAVHKLLPLAPAAAGQGLNAYASVLIDLNGDGILDIASVDANASRLLINLGNGDGTFQGATSYPVSAGAQFTDAITTGDFNGDGIVDIATTSQYNGSFSGGQIDIFLGNGDGTFQPSIGSAVPGFSINTAVADFNRDGILDVAAVQYYPMQVSVAFGNGDGTFASYANYPALYNDFSAYFIASGDFNGDGAPDLVEVNQADQSAEVFMNDGAGNFQPGVNLTTDLGPQSVVVADLNHDGKADVITSNYGAGTLGVFLGNGDGTFANQVSYPLQGVANALTIGDVNGDGKLDIAAAYYINNIKANAAAVGILNGNGDGTFGTETDYLTGQAHSLWVALGDVNGDGTVDVLSSNGSASDPTSQIFTTLLGVTQATVVQKNVAIAGPANSQQEVVATYSADPAYNASSSAGVFVKGSGTKSTPAISWRPTAAWGVGVALGSNVLNAVTTDNIPGSFAYTAQLGTGAAFTVTAVSTITVPGTYTFMTTFTPTDTSSYTTATASQSVSIVPADFALQASVPSLTIVAGKSGTFTVSAASLYGFSGQTTLTSGALPGGFAFAASPSSVAAGGTSTITIQTTGINAQASLEARPSLHGGIGAGVAFAGLLAMPLLVRRRRLLAGRLLMLLVGVALVLNATGCGEGYATNSNLALTTSAAKAASQSTVTLTATLSGGHSNVGGTVTFYNGDTILGSPVPVNGNTATLQIATLPVGLDSLTATYSGDRHNAGANSSAVPQLITGQTSIAVVGTSGSISHSTSVQITLQ; this is encoded by the coding sequence TTGCCTTTTTCATCCTCTCTCCGCCTGTCCTTCAAGTCGTTTCGGATCGTCACGCTTGTACTGTCGCTGGTCTCGGTCGTCGCGTTGGGGCAGACGCCCGCGGCTACGCCGAACCGGCTGGCGGCCACCTTCGACGAGACGCCGCAGAGCGTTCTGAAGGGGAGTGTGCCGCCACAGGCCAGAACGCAGAATGACCAGGGAGAGGTGAAGGCGGACCTTTCGATGAACCGGATGCTGCTTCTGCTGAAGCGGAGCGATGCGCAGGAGAGCGCTTTGAAGGCGACCATCGAGCAGATGCACGATCCGAAGTCGCCGCAGTTCCATAAATGGCTGACGCCGGCGCAGTTTGGCGCGCAGTATGGCCCGTCGGATGCGGACATCGCGGTGGTCGTCGGATGGCTGAAGGGGCACGGGTTCCAGGTGGCCGGTGTCGCGCAGGGTAAGGGAAGCATCGAGTTCTCCGGTACCGTCGGCCAGGTGAACAGCACCTTCCATACGGCAATGCACAGCTACACGGTGAAGGGCAAGCAGTATGTCGCGAACGCCACGAATCCCAGCATCCCGCAGGCGCTGACGCCGGTCGTGCGCGGCATCCTGTCCCTGAACAACTTCGTGAAGACGCCGCACACGATCCTCATGGGTAAGCGGGAGATCGTCCGCGACGTGAATGGCAATGTCTCCATCAAGCCGGACGCTTCGTTGTCGAACGGCCAGAATGCGGTGGGTCCAGGGGACCTCTGGAACATCTACAACTCCACCCCACTGATCACCGCGACCACGAACAAGATCGACGGCACGGGGCAGACGATCGCCATTGTCGGACGCAGCGATGTCTCGACGGACGACATCTCAGGCTTCCGCAGTCTCCTGCTGCCAGCGCCCTACAAGTCGACACTGCCGCTGACGCAGATCGTCAACGGCCCTGACCCCGGCATCAACGGCGACGACGCACTCGAGCAGGCGCTCGACGTGGAGTACGCCGGTAGCATGGCACCGGCGGCCCAGATCGATCTGGTCGTATCCGGAAGCACGAACACCACCGACGGCGTCGACCTCTCCGTCGAGTACATCGTCGACAACAACCTCGCACCTGTGATGAGCACCAGCTATGGGAATTGTGAGGCGGGCATGGGCGTTGCGGAGAACCAGTTCTACAACCAGATTTGGGAGCAGGCGGCCGCGCAGGGGATCACCTCCATGGTGTCCTCCGGCGACAACGGATCGGCGGGATGCGATCTGGTGGGGCCCAGCGGAAACAACCTCGCGCCGTATGTGGCCGACGAGGGCCTGGAGGTCAGCGGCCTTGCGTCGACACCCTATAACGTGGCCGTAGGCGGCAGTGAGTTCAGCTCGGATTCCTCCACCTACTGGAGCGCGACGCCTCTCACGGCTCCTACCACCACCACCACGGCGCTGGGGTACATCCCGGAGACGGTCTGGAACGAGAGCTGCTCTCCTCTGGTGTGCGGCAACGCGAACGCGGACATCGCGGCTGGCTCCGGAGGGAAGAGCGGATGCATCAACCCCACCCTGGACGCGGCCGGGAACATCACCGCCTGCTCCGGCGGATACGCGGAGCCGGATTGGCAGGCGGGGATCTACGGCCTGCCGTCGGACGGCGCGCGGCATCTGCCGGACGTTTCGCTCAATGCAGCGGGCCACGACGGGTACATCGTCTGCTTCGGAGGGAGCTGCGACAACGGCGGGGTGTATATCGTGGGTGGAACCTCGGCGTCGTCGCCCTCGTTTGCCGGAGCGATGGCGCTGGTGAACCAGAGCACGGGATCGCGCCAGGGACAGGCGAACTATACGCTGTACCGGCTTGCCGCAACGGAGTACGGATCGGCCAGCGCGCCCAACACCGCGACTCTCTCCTCCTGCAATGCGAGCAACGGCAACACCACTGCCGCGTCCTGCATCTTCCATGACGTGACGGCGGGCACCAACGCGGTCCCCTGCGATGGCGGAACGCTGAACTGCTCCTCGACCACGGCCGGGCAGTACGGTGTGCTGTCGGGATACGCCGCTGGCACGGGTTATGACAACGCGAGCGGCCTGGGCTCTGTGAACATCGCCAACCTGGTGGCCCACTGGAACGATACGACGCTGACCGCCACCACCACAGCGCTGACGCTGGGAGCGACGACTTCGACCTTCGGACAACCGGTAAACCTCGCCGTCACCGTAGCGCCGACGAGCGGCAGCGGCACGCCGACCGGTTCGGTCGCGCTGATTACCGATGCGGCAACGGCCAGCGGGGCCGGCGCGGTCACGCTGACGAACGGCGCCTTCAACGGCACCATCAGCTCGCTTCCGGGAGGAAGCTACCATGTGTCGGCTCACTATGCGGGCGACACGGCCTTCTCCCCCAGCTCCTCGGGCTCCGCCGCCGTGACCGTGAGCCCGGCAGCGAGTTCCACGAAGCTCAGCTTTTCGGCGTCCGACTCCGTGACGGGAGCGGTGTTCGCCGGCTCCATTCCGTACGGCAGCGTCGTGAACGCGGCGGCAACCGTGACGGGTGTCTCCGGACAGACGGCTCCCAGCGGCAACGTCGCGTTCAACAATATCTCGTCCAACAACGGATCGACCCTGCTCGCTACCAAGATCTCCGACGCTACGGGCGGTGCCAACTACAGCAGCTCGGGCTACGCGATCGGAACCTACACCTGGACGGCGAGCTTCGCCGGCAATGGGAACTACAACGCGTCTGTGAGTCCGGCCGCGGCCTTTACCGTGACGCCGGCGGCCACCACCCTTCGCCTGCTTTCGACCACGACGTTCGTGATCGGCACACAGAGCGCGACCCTGACCGCGATCGTTCTCGACGACAGCTTCCTGGCGAACCCGACCGGAAGCATCACGTTCAAGGTGAACGGCAAGACGCTGGGCACGGCCACGCTGGCGGCTTACAGCGATCCCGCGACGGGCACCTCCGAGGCTGAAGCGACGATCGCGCTTCCCGCCACTGCGCTTGCGGCCGGGGCCAACAGCATTACCGCAACCTACACTGCGGACAGCAACTATGCCGCGTCGACTTCGGCGGCGGTCTCCATTGGCTACAGCGCCACGGCGGTGACCAATGCGATCACGCTGGCGGCATCTTCGTCTACGCTAACGGTCGGCGAGCCTGTGACCCTCACGGCGACGGTGACGACGGGCGGCATTCCCTCCAGCGCTGGCACGGTGACCTTCTTCGACGGCGCGGTTCCGCTGGCGACGGTACAGGTAGTCGGCAGCACCCCGGCAAAGGGCTTCACTACCGGCACGGCCGTGCTAAAGACGATTCTAGGACCTGGCACGCACAGCATCAAGACGAGCTATGGCGGCATTCTCGCCGCGCCGGCGGCGGTCGCGTCAAGCGCCGTCTCGGTCACCGTGACCGGTGCCACGGCGTCGACGACAGTGCTGACGGCAACACCCAATGCGACCAATGCCACCAACTATGACCTGACCGCGACGGAGATCGGCCACGGTCTGCTCGCCCCGTCCGGCTCGGTAGACTTCGCCGAGACGACCGTGGCGGACGACTTCGGCACTCTTTCCATCGACCCCTCGTCCGCGGTGCATAAGCTGTTGCCACTGGCCCCCGCGGCGGCAGGACAGGGCCTCAACGCATACGCTTCGGTGTTGATCGACTTGAACGGCGACGGCATTCTGGACATCGCCTCGGTCGACGCCAACGCGAGCCGTCTCCTGATCAACCTCGGCAATGGCGACGGCACCTTCCAGGGAGCGACCTCGTACCCAGTCAGCGCCGGTGCCCAATTCACCGATGCGATCACCACGGGCGACTTCAACGGCGACGGCATCGTCGACATCGCCACCACCAGCCAGTACAACGGCAGCTTCAGCGGTGGCCAGATCGATATCTTCCTCGGCAACGGGGACGGCACGTTCCAGCCTTCGATCGGCAGCGCCGTTCCGGGCTTCTCGATAAACACCGCGGTCGCCGACTTCAACCGCGATGGCATCCTCGATGTTGCCGCCGTGCAGTACTACCCGATGCAGGTGAGCGTGGCGTTCGGCAACGGCGACGGGACCTTTGCGAGCTACGCCAACTACCCCGCCCTCTACAACGACTTCTCGGCTTACTTCATCGCGAGCGGCGACTTCAACGGCGACGGCGCGCCGGACCTGGTAGAGGTGAACCAGGCCGACCAGTCCGCCGAGGTCTTCATGAACGACGGGGCGGGCAACTTCCAACCGGGAGTGAACCTCACCACGGATCTCGGCCCACAATCCGTCGTGGTCGCCGACCTGAACCATGACGGCAAGGCGGATGTCATCACGTCGAACTACGGCGCGGGCACGCTTGGCGTCTTTCTCGGGAACGGCGATGGCACTTTCGCCAACCAGGTCAGTTACCCGCTCCAGGGCGTGGCCAATGCGCTCACCATCGGAGACGTGAACGGCGACGGGAAGCTGGATATCGCCGCCGCCTACTATATCAACAACATCAAAGCGAACGCGGCCGCGGTCGGCATCCTCAACGGCAACGGCGACGGCACATTCGGCACGGAGACGGACTACCTTACCGGTCAGGCCCATTCGCTGTGGGTGGCTCTCGGCGACGTGAACGGGGACGGGACTGTGGATGTGCTGAGCTCGAACGGCAGCGCCAGCGACCCAACCTCGCAGATCTTCACCACGCTGCTCGGCGTGACGCAGGCCACGGTGGTCCAGAAGAACGTGGCCATCGCCGGTCCCGCCAACTCGCAGCAGGAGGTTGTGGCGACGTACAGCGCCGATCCGGCGTATAACGCCTCTTCCTCGGCGGGTGTCTTCGTCAAGGGCTCGGGCACGAAGTCGACGCCCGCGATCTCCTGGAGACCGACTGCGGCTTGGGGTGTTGGAGTCGCCCTGGGCAGCAACGTCCTGAACGCAGTCACAACCGACAACATCCCCGGGAGCTTCGCCTATACCGCGCAACTCGGAACCGGCGCAGCCTTCACGGTCACTGCCGTCAGCACCATCACCGTACCTGGAACCTATACCTTCATGACGACTTTCACGCCCACGGACACCTCGAGTTACACCACCGCCACGGCATCGCAATCGGTAAGCATCGTACCGGCGGACTTCGCCCTCCAGGCCAGCGTCCCTTCACTCACCATCGTGGCCGGCAAGTCGGGTACCTTCACCGTCTCCGCGGCCTCTCTGTACGGCTTCAGCGGACAGACCACCCTCACGAGCGGAGCGTTGCCTGGCGGCTTTGCCTTCGCGGCGTCTCCCTCTTCGGTTGCGGCTGGAGGAACCTCCACCATCACTATCCAGACCACTGGCATCAACGCGCAGGCCAGCCTCGAGGCACGGCCGAGCCTGCATGGAGGTATTGGGGCCGGCGTGGCGTTCGCGGGCCTCCTTGCGATGCCGCTGCTGGTTCGCCGCCGCAGGCTCCTTGCCGGAAGGCTGCTCATGCTTCTGGTGGGCGTCGCCCTTGTGCTCAACGCGACCGGTTGCGGCGAAGGCTATGCGACCAACTCGAACCTCGCCCTTACGACCTCGGCGGCAAAGGCGGCGAGCCAGTCCACCGTCACCCTCACGGCCACGCTCTCGGGCGGCCACTCCAATGTTGGTGGAACCGTGACCTTCTACAACGGCGATACCATCCTTGGAAGCCCGGTACCGGTGAACGGCAACACCGCCACGTTGCAGATCGCGACCCTTCCCGTCGGCCTGGACAGCCTGACGGCAACCTACTCCGGAGACCGTCACAACGCCGGGGCCAACTCATCGGCCGTGCCGCAACTGATCACTGGACAGACGAGCATTGCCGTGGTGGGGACCTCCGGATCGATAAGCCACTCAACCAGCGTGCAGATCACGCTTCAGTAG